A region of Channa argus isolate prfri chromosome 8, Channa argus male v1.0, whole genome shotgun sequence DNA encodes the following proteins:
- the sbno2b gene encoding si:ch73-63e15.2 isoform X4 has translation MCVYLTPHTASIGPMSLMQFWTKLYSQLGRPLPKDLSCIDDLSTNSLFSSPADSLSEYADASSFITTDNLDTVPTLWDINTSTTTAPAQSQLEQNGTSRFHGLSSLDDITAIISTPPLGGYQTQKPQLPPEEDEDAEEEETEELGHVDTYAEYRPSKSKIGISHPDIVVETNTLSSVPPPDITYTLSIPEPTIRCGLLSALQLEAIIYACQQHEVILQNKQRAGFLIGDGAGVGKGRTVAGIILENYLKGRKKALWFSISNDLKFDAERDLKDINAANIPVHALNKIKYGDTATSEGVLFATYSALIGESQAGGQHRTRIKQILDWCKPDFDGVIIFDECHKAKNATSTKMGKAVLDLQNKLPQARVVYASATGASEPKNMIYMSRLGIWGEGTPFRAFDDFLHAIEKRGVGAMEIVAMDMKVSGMYIARQLSFSGVSFRIEEIGLDSDFKLVYNKAAKLWAEALQVFMRAADELGLVSRKSLWGQFWSSHQRFFKYLCIAAKVRCLVELAQKELEAGKCIVIGLQSTGESRTREVLDENDGHLDRFVSAAEGVFQSLVTKHFPSEKQRREKAPGNKRKRKPRVRQPKVSKHSVDCSGVINIITDDSSSESDALDMDSNSSPDSLLDNDDVIFVNHTSIQTARIEEMKQSLLNKISELGKELPLNTLDELIDKFGGPDKVAEMTGRKGRVVRRPDGIVRYESRAEQGLTIDHINIKEKDRFMGGEKLVAIISEAASSGISLQADKRVKNQRRRVHMTLELPWSADRAIQQFGRTHRSNQVTAPEYIFLISELAGERRFASIVAKRLESLGALTHGDRRATESRDLSKYNFENKYGTKALDKITKAILGHIDNKVPLPKGYPAGDANFFRDMKLGMIDVGIFCKDPRLGINTEKDCSITKFLNRILGLEVHKQNYLFQYFTDNFDYLIEKDKKEGKYDMGILDLAPGNDEIYEEKQETFLTAGNPQDGQVVLYKISVDRGMTWEEAYNRSLKLSSPEEGFYLSQKLRGNHPCVLLAEQGRGKNFILYKPNIGKQTHPESLENLQQRYRKVSPEEARDSWDNQFGFSLKKCSHANWNGKCKKIEEGQECLQGMRLRQYHMLCGALLRVWKRVSDVVSDITNSSILQIVRLKTKQHNKQVGIKIPENCVARVREELLVMDEEVKRKRKEKEQLAAAERLRKMEESNHLLASLFNQKSQSHSPNQILKLNQNSLQGTQTGSLAQLQRIQAQPHSTLQLSPQNLTLLSLQNQSQQRTHNNWANNSTATNQGHLPNAVSLSSTYSQFFSPSFSSFPQMNSHLSLQQSTPSPNLSSKNSLFEILDLTESSPSLSPDSTEGGPGLDSLTGHPAAFGDDFTPAPVIPQKTSNTQLQQPLLIQQQQQQHLQATQQQLNHNLLANNHPQDLLDFFDLSPGPEMPTQKASPSSSTSSCSSSTSSVSNNLVSQVPSLMPTSSINPTSSSSFFSSQPSSASLFSNSSSSFSPSYLFSPSDTLSLHNGHCSSGALDVREALNSMLQAGLDRKSVIHYRQQD, from the exons atgtgtgtgtatcttacCCCCCATACTGCATCGATTGGACCCATGTCTCTCATGCAGTTCTGGACTAAATTATATTCACAGCTGGGACGACCGCTTCCCAAG gACCTGTCCTGCATTGATGACCTCTCCACAAactctctgttttcctctccgGCTGACTCGCTGTCAGAGTATGCTGATGCCTCGTCCTTCATCACCACAGACAACCTGGACACAGTGCCCACTCTCTGGGACATCAACACTAGTACCACCACTGCACCAGCACAAAGCCAGCTAGAA CAGAATGGCACCAGCAGGTTTCATGGCTTGTCCAGTTTGGATGATATAACTGCTATTATCAGCACCCCACCTTTAGGAGGATACCAG ACTCAGAAACCTCAATTACCaccagaggaagatgaagatgctgaggaagaagagacagaggaaTTGGGACATGTGGACACATATGCTGAGTACAGACCGTCTAAAT cTAAAATAGGTATTTCTCATCCTGACATAGTAGTGGAGACCAACACACTATCCAGTGTCCCTCCTCCTGACATCACATACACTCTGTCTATCCCTGAGCCAACAATTAGATGTGGCTTGCTGTCCGCTCTGCAACTAGAGGCCATCATCTACGCTTGCCAG CAACACGAGGTGATCCTTCAGAACAAGCAGAGAGCTGGCTTCCTCATCGGAGATGGGGCAGGTGTTGGAAAGGGTCGTACTGTGGCAGGAATCATTTTGGAAAACTACctgaaaggaaggaaaaaagcaCTATG GTTCAGCATATCCAATGACCTGAAGTTTGATGCAGAGAGAGATCTCAAAGACATAAATGCAGCAAATATTCCTGTGCATGCCTTAAACAAG ATAAAGTATGGAGACACAGCTACCTCAGAAGGAGTCCTGTTTGCAACTTACTCTGCGCTGATCGGAGAGAGCCAGGCAGGAGGGCAGCACCGGACAAGAATTAAGCAGATTCTGGATTGGTGCAAGCCAGACTTTGATGGAGTT ATTATTTTTGATGAATGCCACAAAGCCAAGAATGCCACATCAACAAAGATGGGCAAGGCAGTGCTTGACCTGCAAAACAAACTGCCACAGGCCAGAGTGGTGTATGCCAGTGCCACAG GTGCCTCTGAGCCAAAGAACATGATCTACATGAGCCGCCTGGGAATCTGGGGTGAGGGCACGCCCTTCAGAGCCTTTGACGACTTCCTGCACGCTATTGAGAAGAG AGGTGTTGGTGCCATGGAGATTGTTGCCATGGATATGAAGGTGAGCGGGATGTACATTGCCAGGCAGCTGAGCTTCTCAGGGGTGTCTTTCCGCATTGAAGAGATCGGACTGGATAGTGACTTCAAACTAGTCTATAACAAAGCTGCCAAACTG TGGGCGGAGGCGTTGCAAGTATTCATGCGTGCCGCCGATGAGCTCGGCCTGGTCAGCAGAAAGTCTCTGTGGGGGCAGTTCTGGTCATCTCACCAGCGCTTCTTCAAATACCTCTGTATCGCTGCCAAGGTCCGCTGCCTGGTGGAGCTGGCCCAAAAAGAGCTGGAGGCTGGGAAG TGCATTGTTATTGGCCTGCAGTCTACTGGAGAGTCCCGTACCAGAGAAGTCCTAGATGAGAATGATGGACATCTTGACAGATTTGTTTCTGCCGCAGA GGGAGTATTCCAGtctcttgtaacaaaacattttccttcagaaaaacagaggagagaaaaggcaCCAGGGAATAAGCGAAAAC GGAAGCCTAGAGTTCGGCAGCCCAAAGTATCCAAGCACTCAGTGGACTGCAGTGGTGTGATCAATATCATAACTGATGACAGCAGTAGTGAGTCTGATGCCCTCGACATGGACTCCAACTCCTCACCAGATTCCCTGTTAGACAATGACGATGTCATTTTTGTGAACCACACTAGCATCCAGACAG CAAGGATAGAGGAGATGAAGCAAAGCCTCCTCAACAAAATATCTGAACTGGGAAAAGAACTACCTCTCAATACCTTGGACGAACTCATAGATAAGTTTGGAGGACCAGATAAAGTTGCAGAG atGACTGGTCGTAAAGGTCGCGTTGTTCGGCGTCCTGATGGCATTGTCCGTTATGAGTCACGGGCTGAGCAGGGTCTCACTATTGACCACATAAATATCAAGGAAAAAGACCGCTTCATGGGTGGAGAGAAG TTGGTGGCCATCATCTCAGAGGCAGCCAGTTCTGGAATTTCCCTGCAGGCAGACAAGCGAGTGAAAAACCAGAGGCGCAGGGTCCACATGACCCTGGAGCTGCCATGGAGTGCAGACAGAGCTATTCAGCAATTTG GTCGCACCCATCGATCCAATCAGGTAACAGCCCCAGAGTACATTTTCCTCATCTCAGAGTTGGCTGGGGAGAGACGATTTGCCTCCATTGTGGCTAAGAGATTAGAGAGCCTG GGTGCATTAACTCATGGAGACAGAAGAGCCACCGAGTCCAGAGATTTGAGCAAGTATAATTTTGAGAACAAG TATGGTACCAAGGCCCTAGATAAAATCACCAAAGCAATCCTTGGCCATATAGATAACAAGGTCCCCCTTCCTAAAGGCTACCCCGCAGGCGATGCCAACTTCTTTAGAG ATATGAAGCTTGGCATGATAGATGTCGGCATTTTCTGTAAGGACCCTCGCCTTGGGATAAATACTGAGAAAG ACTGCAGCATCACCAAATTCCTAAATCGCATCCTGGGCCTGGAGGTTCACAAGCAGAACTATCTTTTTCAGTACTTCACTGATAACTTTGACTACCTAATTGAAAAGGACAAGAAGGAGGGCAAATATGACATGGGGATCCTAG ACCTTGCCCCAGGTAATGATGAGATCTATGAGGAGAAGCAAGAAACTTTCCTGACAGCTGGAAACCCTCAGGATGGACAAGTTGTTCTCTATAAG ATCAGTGTGGACAGAGGTATGACCTGGGAAGAGGCCTACAACAGGTCACTGAAGCTCAGCAGTCCTGAGGAGGGATTCTACCTGTCCCAGAAG CTGCGAGGCAACCATCCATGTGTGCTGCTAGCTGAGCAAGGAAGAGGCAAGAACTTCATCCTTTACAAGCCCAACATTGGCAAGCAAACCCATCCTGAGAGTCTAGAGAACCTGCAGCAGCGTTACCGAAAG GTGTCTCCAGAAGAAGCCAGAGACAGTTGGGACAACCAGTTCGGCTTCTCCCTCAAGAAGTGTAGCCATGCCAATTG GAATGGGAAGTGTAAGAAAATAGAGGAAGGCCAGGAGTGTCTGCAGGGCATGCGCCTCAGACAGTACCACATGTTGTGTGGTGCTCTACTACGTGTGTGGAAACGTGTTTCTGACGTGGTGTCTGACATCACCAACTCGAGTATCCTACAGATTGTCCGCCTTAAAACCAAGCAGCATAACAAGCAAGTTG GTATCAAGATCCCAGAGAATTGTGTGGCACGTGTGCGTGAAGAGCTGTTGGTAATGGATGAAGAGGTTAAGAGGAAGCGAAAGGAGAAAGAGCAGCTAGCGGCTGCGGAGCGCCTGCGTAAAATGGAGGAGAGCAATCACCTCCTAGCAAGTCTGTTCAACCAGAAATCTCAGTCTCACAGCCCGAATCAAATCCtcaaactaaaccaaaactCTCTACAAGGGACACAGACTGGAAGCCTCGCTCAACTACAGAGAATACAAGCCCAGCCCCATTCGACTTTACAGCTCTCCCCCCAGAACTTAACCTTACTGTCTTTACAGAACCAATCCCAGCAACGAACCCACAATAACTGGGCCAACAATTCCACCGCAACAAACCAGGGTCATCTGCCCAATGCGGTTAGCCTTAGCTCCACTTACTCTCAGTTTTTCTCCCcgtctttttcctcttttccacagATGAACTCACATCTTTCACTCCAACAGAGCACGCCGTCTCCAAACTTGTCTTCCAAGAATTCTCTGTTTGAGATCTTGGACCTAACTGAAAGCTCCCCGTCACTCTCCCCAGACAGCACTGAGGGTGGGCCGGGCTTGGACAGTCTGACAGGACACCCAGCAGCATTTGGAGATGACTTTACTCCAGCGCCTGTGATTCCCCAGAAAACATCAAATACACAACTACAGCAGCCTCTTTTgatacaacagcagcagcagcaacatctgCAGGCCACACAGCAGCAACTCAACCACAACCTGTTAGCCAATAACCATCCACAAGaccttttagatttttttgactTGTCCCCGGGTCCTGAGATGCCCACACAGAAAGCCAGCCCTTCATCCTCtacctcctcctgctcttcctccacctcttctGTGTCAAACAATCTGGTTTCACAAGTCCCCAGCCTCATGCCCACATCCAGCATCAACCCAACATCCTCCTCATCTTTCTTCTCCAGCCAGCCCTCTTCTGCATCCCTGTTTTCTAATTCTTCCTCTAGCTTTTCTCCCAGCTATTTGTTCTCCCCATCAGACACTCTCTCTTTACACAATGGCCATTGCAGTTCTGGTGCTCTCGATGTTCGCGAGGCTCTGAACAGCATGTTACAGGCTGGTCTGGACCGCAAGTCTGTCATTCATTACCGGCAACAAGACTAG